One window of the Thermodesulfobacteriota bacterium genome contains the following:
- a CDS encoding glycosyltransferase family 2 protein, with protein MSKTQISVVIPIYNEEELIEKLFERCIAGLEGITNDFEIICVDDGSTDKSLSKLVECHNKDNRFKVLVLSRNFGHQAAYTGGLSYAQGEYIAMMDGDLQDPPELLGEMYGKLINANCDIVYGRRTERKEKILKNLFIRVFHLVFKTFSNVDEAADVGNFSMFNRRALNAFLSIKEKNRYLPGLRSFIGFSRGYVDYSRPERAGGEAKMGFRKLVKLGLDAIFSFSDFPIKICLYTGLVGVVLFLMATIYTLVSKVTGVAPLGWSSTLLSIYFLGSIQLLFLGIIGEYIFRIYKESQNRPIFIVKDFID; from the coding sequence ATGTCCAAAACACAAATCAGCGTGGTGATCCCGATTTATAATGAGGAGGAATTGATTGAGAAACTATTTGAAAGGTGTATCGCTGGCTTAGAGGGAATTACAAATGACTTTGAAATTATTTGCGTAGATGATGGAAGCACTGATAAAAGCTTAAGTAAATTAGTTGAATGCCATAATAAAGATAACAGATTTAAAGTGCTCGTACTTTCCAGAAACTTTGGTCACCAAGCCGCATATACAGGAGGTTTGAGTTATGCACAGGGAGAGTATATTGCGATGATGGATGGAGATTTACAAGACCCCCCAGAGTTATTAGGAGAAATGTACGGAAAACTAATCAACGCAAACTGTGATATTGTTTATGGGAGGCGAACAGAACGGAAAGAAAAAATTCTAAAGAATCTGTTCATAAGGGTTTTTCACCTAGTTTTTAAAACTTTTTCGAATGTGGATGAAGCCGCAGATGTTGGAAATTTCTCAATGTTTAACCGAAGGGCCTTAAATGCTTTCTTATCCATTAAAGAAAAAAACAGATACTTGCCTGGGTTGCGATCTTTTATTGGTTTTAGTCGAGGATACGTAGACTATTCCAGACCTGAGAGAGCTGGTGGCGAGGCGAAAATGGGTTTCCGAAAGTTAGTTAAATTAGGCTTAGATGCCATTTTCTCATTTTCTGATTTCCCTATTAAGATTTGTCTTTATACTGGTTTAGTAGGAGTGGTGCTATTTTTAATGGCAACCATTTACACGCTGGTCAGTAAAGTTACTGGAGTAGCTCCGTTAGGCTGGTCATCGACTTTGCTTAGTATTTACTTTTTGGGTTCAATTCAATTATTGTTTCTTGGAATAATAGGTGAATATATTTTTAGAATATACAAAGAAAGTCAAAACAGACCTATATTCATAGTTAAGGACTTTATAGACTAG